Proteins co-encoded in one Aspergillus flavus chromosome 2, complete sequence genomic window:
- a CDS encoding putative rRNA processing protein (pre-rRNA-processing protein pno1), whose amino-acid sequence MPAPTALKGLDQTTTAGVPVTQAAIDDEVLIDAQTSAEESVPVLAPLGENAQDTDMRIDEEGRPVFTPAKDTNTVYRVETRKVPVPPHRFSPLKASWSRIYPPLVEHLKLQVRMNIKSRAVELRTSKFTTDTGALQKGEDFVKAFTLGFDVDDAIALLRLDDLYIRSFEIRDVKASLHGEHLSRAIGRIAGKDGKLKHSIENATRTRIVLADQKIHLLGGYRNILVAQEAVVSLILGSPPGKVYGNLRKVASRMKERF is encoded by the exons ATGCCAGCACCGACAGCACTCAAGGGACTTGATCAGACAACAACGGCCGGAGTGCCCGTCACTCAGGCTGCTATCG ATGACGAGGTTCTAATCGATGCTCAGACATCAGCGGAGGAAAGTGTACCGGTGCTTGCCCCCCTAGGCGAAAATGCCCAAGACACCGACATGCGCATTGATGAGGAAGGTCGGCCAGTTTTTACACCCGCAAAGGATACCAATACTGTATATCGAGTAGAAACTCGGAAGGTGCCTGTCCCTCCTCATAGGTTTTCTCCTCTCAAGGCCTCCTGGAGTAGAATATACCCTCCGCTAGTTGAGCACCTCAAGTTGCAGGTGCGCATGAATATCAAAAGCAGGGCGGTTGAGCTACGTACTTCCAAATTCACCACCGATACGGGCGCACTACAAAAGGGCGAAGATTTTGTCAAAGCCTTCACACTTGGGTTCGATGTTGACGACGCTATTGCATTACTCAGATTGGATGACCTCTATATCCGATCATTCGAGATTCGCGATGTTAAAGCATCGCTTCATGGAGAACATCTTAGCCGCGCCATTGGACGGATTGCGGGCAAAGACGGCAAACTTAAGCACTCAATAGAAAATGCTACCCGTACCAGGATTGTCCTCGCAGATCAAAAAATACACCTATTGGGTGGCTATCGCAACATCCTGGTTGCACAAGAAGCTGTTGTCAGCTTGATTCTCGGAAGCCCACCG GGCAAGGTATATGGTAACTTACGCAAAGTGGCGTCACGCATGAAAGAGCGCTTTTAA
- a CDS encoding putative proteasome component Pre4 — translation MNHYPEVWGRPRDDIYGPYNSSYLQTTGSKTHTQSPAVTGTSVIAVKFNGGVAIAADNLASYGSLARFTDVKRLRVFGDSAVVGFSGDVSDMQYIDRLLESLDIRENYSTHGNMMNAKNLHTYLSKVLYKRRSEFNPLWNHILVAGFDEDKKPFLSSADLLGTTYSAPHLATGFGAHLAIPILRRLFPEEKPLEEISKGEAEAALRECLKVLWYRDARSLDKYSIAVITAEGVEIKEDQVIEAQSWAFAESIRGYGAQVN, via the exons ATGAACCACTATCCTGAAGTCTGGGGTCGG CCTAGGGATGATATTTACGGGCCTTACAACTCCTCATATCTTCAGACCACTGGCTCAAAAACCCACACCCAGTCTCCTGCTGTGACTGGGACGTCGGTAATAGCGGTCAAGTTCAACGGTGGTGTGGCAATCGCTGCTGATAACTTGG CATCGTACGGATCTCTCGCTCGGTTCACCGATGTCAAACGCCTGCGCGTATTCGGCGACTCTGCTGTGGTTGGCTTCAGCGGCGATGTGTCAGACATGCAATACATCGATCGCCTTCTGGAATCTCTTGACATCCGGGAAAATTATTCGACACACGGCAATATGATGAACGCAAAAAATCTCCATACGTACCTTTCTAAGGTCCTTTATAAACGTCGCTCCGAATTCAACCCTCTTTGGAATCACATTCTCGTTGCGGGATTtgatgaagacaagaaaccCTTCCTCAGCTCAGCCGACCTTCTCGGTACTACATATTCAGCTCCACATCTCGCGACTGGGTTTGGTGCGCACCTTGCTATCCCCATCCTGCGTCGGCTGTTCCCTGAAGAGAAGCCCCTTGAGGAAATCAGTAAAGGCGAGGCAGAAGCGGCCTTGAGGGAGTGCCTTAAGGTTCTGTGGTACCGTGATGCGCGGAGTCTGGATAAATATTCAATTGCAGTGATCACGGCGGAGGGGGTTGAGATCAAGGAAGACCAGGTGATCGAGGCCCAGAGCTGGGCGTTCGCTGAGTCTATCAGGGGGTATGGAGCTCAGGTTAATTAG
- a CDS encoding spliceosomal protein snRNP-U1A/U2B (RNA binding domain protein): protein MASKVAPTRINPSSKPASAAGLPNQTLYCANLPDKLPKYDLRLSLYMLFSTYGTVLDVVAMKTKRMRGQAHIVFKDVQASTQAMRALQGFEFFGKQLKIVYAKGTSDVIAKLRGAYNVSTVAAPAGGASTDLQKSIFSGPPGSTTLPSRPTGETNGEATSQGVKRPREEESDEGEAPMDEESDVPMEDSSDED, encoded by the exons ATGGCATCGAAAGTAGCCCCTACGCGCATTAATCCTTCAAGCAAACCCGCTTCAGCCGCTGGTCTTCCAAATCAAAC CCTCTATTGTGCCAATCTTCCGGATAAGCTTCCCAAATATGACCTACgcctctctctctatatGCTTTTCTCCACCTACGGTACGGTTCTAGATGTCGTGGCtatgaaaacaaaaaggatgCGCGGCCAAGCCCATATTGTATTCAAAGACGTCCAAGCAAGTACTCAAGCAATGCGCGCTCTTCAGGGGTTTGAATTCTTTGGGAAACAGTTG AAAATTGTCTATGCTAAAGGTACATCGGATGTGATTGCTAAGCTCCGTGGGGCCTACAATGTTTCGACTGTTGCTGCACCAGCTGGAGGTGCCTCAACAGATCTTCAGAAGTCCATCTTCAGCGGGCCTCCTGGTTCAACCACATTACCCTCAAGACCCACTGGGGAAACGAATGGGGAGGCTACATCTCAGGGAGTCAAACGGCCCCGTGAGGAGGAAagtgacgaaggagaagcccCAATGGACGAGGAAAGTGATGTGCCCATGGAAGATTCGTCGGACGAAGATTAA
- a CDS encoding putative heat shock protein Hsp30-like protein (unnamed protein product), with the protein MAFFSNFSGDFAPLFHLLDDYDVHQAYRPKPRTTTVRSFTPRFDVYELNNNYHLNGELPGVNQASLDIEFTDPHTLVIKGRVERKYSDSTSSTNEHAEVPNDASSVKSLQPTVEDEDEEANDAASVGSSAQSSKQVALQEQTNHKYWITERPVGEFHRAFTFPTRVDQDTVKATLKDGILSVIVPKEPAPTFKKIRVE; encoded by the coding sequence AtggctttcttctccaatttCTCCGGCGACTTTGCTCCTTTGTTCCATTTACTTGATGACTATGATGTCCATCAAGCATACCGCCCAAAGCCAAGGACTACAACTGTTCGCTCCTTCACACCTCGATTTGATGTCTATGAACTAAACAACAATTACCATCTTAATGGAGAACTACCTGGCGTTAACCAAGCCAGTCTCGATATTGAGTTCACCGATCCTCATACGTTGGTCATAAAGGGCCGCGTGGAGCGCAAGTACAGCGACAGCACATCCAGTACCAACGAGCATGCTGAAGTTCCCAATGATGCTTCTTCTGTCAAGTCACTCCAACCAACagtcgaagatgaagatgaagaggcaAATGATGCAGCATCTGTTGGTTCATCAGCCCAATCTTCAAAGCAGGTGGCCCTCCAAGAGCAGACCAACCACAAATATTGGATCACCGAGCGCCCGGTCGGCGAATTCCATCGAGCCTTTACCTTTCCGACGAGAGTAGACCAAGATACAGTCAAGGCTACTCTGAAAGATGGGATCCTTTCGGTCATTGTCCCAAAGGAACCTGCCCCTACGTTTAAAAAAATTCGCGTCGAGTAA
- a CDS encoding HCNGP-like protein-domain-containing protein, with translation MLGLGAYESSSEDEVQKRAPLATKFVNKVQPVEVSKSAHAVPDKCPNLPETATSREPRGPIVGPSHEEAQPGLHFSERSRLSTSRTLIHDLTLPPVPNLDIPISPPGSPDANANAKFAHFLLLKKQGVHFNEKLAFSASLKNPSLLKKLMDHAGIDGQMQYSTSLPSEVWDMSGLPRWGFKEELLKSQKVFHQKTEEQWSAGQRDTVDFVAATTADSTGVGSTTSSRTRPC, from the exons ATGTTAGGCCTTGGAGCGTATGAAAGCAGCAGCGAGGATGAGGTCCAGAAGAGGGCCCCCTTAGCAACGAAG TTCGTAAATAAGGTGCAGCCAGTTGAAGTTTCGAAATCAGCGCATGCGG TGCCTGATAAATGCCCAAATTTGCCAGAGACGGCTACCAGCCGAGAACCCAGGGGTCCTATCGTTGGGCCATCACATGAAGAAGCACAGCCAGGACTGCACTTCAGCGAGCGATCCCGCTTGTCCACTTCCCGTACACTGATTCATGACTTAACATTACCACCGGTTCCGAATTTAGATATACCTATTTCACCTCCTGGCTCACCCGATGCCAACGCGAATGCAAAATTTGCCCATTTCCTATTGTTGAAGAAACAAGGCGTTCATTTCAACGAGAAGTTAGCTTTCTCAGCATCCCTAAAGAACCCCAGCTTACTCAAAAAATTGATGGACCATGCGGGAATTGATGGTCAGATGCAATATTCTACCTCCTTGCCATCTGAAGTATGGGACATGTCGGGTCTACCGAGATGGGGTTTCAAAGAAGAACTATTGAAGTCACAGAAAGTGTTTCACCAGAAAACCGAAGAGCAGTGGAGTGCAGGCCAGAGAGATACAGTTGACTTTGTTGCCGCCACAACTGCTGATTCTACTGGTGTGGGGTCAACGACCAGTTCACGAACAAGACCGTGTTAA
- a CDS encoding uncharacterized protein (expressed protein): MANPVSLHFVMYLIFPLLVSDLALFVFRFFVGFSSFFFRYLSSSCFKDKLCFLFSCSFFFSQWRCCFIPSTDLVYSHFVPQHHRVFIWPFLFACLPWSLDIITSLSFNQPPTLLRHFRQPCTFSSPRWVTSPGYQAFEQRIWKPLHRWRTI, encoded by the coding sequence ATGGCAAATCCTGTCTCTCTCCACTTCGTTATGTATCTTATTTTTCCCTTACTTGTCTCCGATTTGGCCCTGTTCGTATTCCGCTTCTTTGTTGGCttctcgtctttcttcttcaggtaCCTTTCATCATCTTGTTTCAAGGATAAactgtgttttcttttttcttgttctttttttttttctcaatGGCGCTGCTGTTTCATTCCGTCAACCGACCTTGTGTATAGCCACTTCGTCCCTCAACATCATCGCGTCTTTATCTGGCCATTTCTCTTTGCGTGCCTTCCTTGGTCGTTAGATATAATCACGAGTCTTTCATTCAATCAACCCCCCACACTCCTACGACACTTTCGACAACCTTGCACCTTCTCATCTCCGCGTTGGGTCACTTCTCCAGGCTACCAAGCTTTTGAACAAAGAATCTGGAAACCTTTACATCGTTGGCGGACTATCTGA
- a CDS encoding mitochondrion biogenesis protein, protein MSSNFGRRLYTSFWEAANPFLGRGLWASRTPYFHDTATNSNNIICDLLFKRQTRKISSLPPRKTTQITRRFASGSFLVIGISPNSTAVETGTTCAVAPEKIISHATHMIYKFDRRFLHGSSRNASPPRGSHTSKDDLPKMEAHMESLRYSNGSSLENVKPSEYEMNTKDTRSKQDMPRPQQPGPSTRHLIDRLPHMPQLHRPTKEELLAAANGFWSRLKVRFKWFSIRSVRPFNLDEITALFSWVLLGHVVWVVLGTTTFFSLLIIAINTVFAQETLAGWIGNYLTKSSGVKVVFESAIVPKWRDGVITFKNVFVSRRPGQGAGHVSKGSPKTAAAVAAAAALNDRPNLDLSDQRLSSVEEDTNYTQFDLAIETVNVTLSFTKWINGKGLLRDVEVQGIRGVVDRRYVYWSEDDFDPKSYRHEHNPGDFEIDSFKMSDVLVTVYQPDNFRPFSVSIFSCDLPQLRKQWLFYDFMSANMMSGSFDNSLFTIHPRQTHSFTGAQLDNGVGEDGRASHWKKHSRIRIDGLNIDHLNRGVQGPFSWIHEGTVDIVADIMFPTDNDESLTKVMADIYDRLEATVTSTHYRDALLENSAQPGETPSENDRRFLVTDLRLHLNNVRAVVPLFTRDLSYINNALIRPIVAYINSRRTFIPVNCRLVKRVGDFDGSWTIFDSGLMDDLSAAVYDAFARDVVDEQARKRRFKKVGFWSLQLAAQAIFMGMAGNIA, encoded by the exons ATGTCTAGCAATTTCGGACGCAGGTTGTACACCAGCTTCTGGGAAGCAGCGAATCCTTTCCTTGGACGCGGTCTCTGGGCAAGTCGCACACCATATTTTCATGATACAGCAACAAACTCGAATAACATCATATGCGACCTTTTGTTCAAAAgacagacgaggaagatatcCTCCTTACCTCCCCGGAAGACTACACAGATCACCAGACGATTCGCTTCAGGCAGTTTTCTTGTAATCGGAATATCCCCAAACTCGACCGCAGTAGAGACTGGGACAACTTGTGCTGTAGCCCCAGAAAAGATTATATCCCATGCTACGCATATGATCTACAAGTTCGATAGAAGGTTTCTTCACGGCTCATCAAGAAATGCATCACCACCAAGAGGCTCCCACACGAGCAAGGATGATCTACCGAAGATGGAGGCACATATGGAATCTCTGAGATATAGCAATGGAAGCTCTTTGGAGAATGTCAAACCCTCCGAATATGAGATGAACACGAAAGACACAAGGTCAAAGCAGGACATGCCTAGACCGCAACAACCAGGACCATCGACCCGCCATCTGATTGACCGTTTGCCACACATGCCACAATTGCACCGGCCCACCAAAGAGGAGCTATTGGCTGCAGCCAACGGCTTTTGGTCTCGGCTTAAAGTACGATTCAAGTGGTTTTCGATTCGAAGTGTTCGACCTTTCAACCTCGACGAGATAACAGCACTTTTTTCATGGGTACTTCTAGGGCATGTTGTTTGGGTTGTCTTAGGCACAAcgacattcttctccttgttgATCATCGCAATCAATACGGTTTTCGCTCAAG AAACCTTGGCTGGGTGGATAGGTAACTATCTCACGAAATCTTCAGGGGTAAAAGTTGTGTTCGAGTCAGCGATCGTCCCCAAGTGGAGAGATGGCGTGATAACGTTCAAGAATGTCTTTGTCTCCAGGCGACCCGGCCAGGGAGCAGGCCATGTTAGTAAAGGCTCACCTAAAACTGCAGCTGCTGTGGCTGCGGCTGCAGCACTTAATGATCGGCCTAACCTGGACCTGTCGGATCAACGACTCTCATCGGTGGAAGAGGATACGAACTATACACAATTTGACCTGGCAATCGAGACAGTAAACGTTACATTATCATTTACAAAATGGATCAATGGCAAAGGGCTGCTACGAGATGTCGAGGTTCAAGGGATACGGGGCGTTGTTGATCGCAGGTATGTTTATTGGTCAGAAGACGACTTCGACCCAAAATCCTACCGGCATGAGCACAACCCCGGAGACTTCGAGATCGATTCTTTCAAGATGAGCGATGTGCTAGTCACGGTATACCAGCCAGACAATTTTAGACCGTTTTCTGTTAGTATATTCTCTTGCGACCTGCCACAACTGAGAAAACAATGGCTGTTTTATGACTTCATGTCAGCCAATATGATGTCAGGGTCTTTTGACAATTCGTTGTTCACTATTCACCCACGGCAGACTCACAGTTTCACCGGAGCACAACTAGACAACGGGGTAGGAGAGGATGGCAGAGCGAGCCATTGGAAGAAACATAGCAGGATACGTATTGATGGTCTGAATATCGATCATCTAAACCGCGGAGTACAAGGGCCATTTTCATGGATCCATGAAGGAACCGTCGACATCGTTGCCGACATTATGTTTCCAACAGATAATGATGAAAGCCTAACCAAGGTAATGGCTGACATTTATGATCGACTAGAAGCAACTGTCACATCTACTCATTACCGTGATGCATTATTGGAAAACTCAGCTCAGCCTGGTGAAACTCCTAGTGAGAACGACAGGCGATTTCTAGTCACCGACTTACGGCTACACTTAAACAATGTTAGGGCAGTTGTCCCTCTCTTCACACGAGATCTCTCATATATAAACAATGCCCTCATCAGGCCCATTGTGGCATACATCAATTCACGACGTACTTTCATCCCTGTTAATTGCCGCCTTGTCAAACGAGTTGGTGATTTCGACGGCAGCTGGACTATATTCGATAGCGGCTTAATGGATGATCTCTCGGCAGCG GTTTATGACGCATTTGCACGGGATGTTGTGGATGAGCAAGCACGCAAGCGACGTTTCAAGAAGGTAGGGTTTTGGTCCCTCCAATTAGCAGCCCAGGCTATTTTTATGGGTATGGCTGGAAATATAGCATGA
- a CDS encoding fumarylacetoacetate hydrolase domain-containing protein 2 (unnamed protein product) → MIERHTHKKMTTFSRLIRFLATDGHIYYGDAIMPAGTSDIGKVTRAQVIRGDIFGQYQVTDQVAEVKMLLAPLAREDIATVRCLGLNYEQHARESNLPIPKYPVLFYKPITAITGPYDDIPICSMAQDVEGLDYECELVLVIGKQAKNIPEEQALDYVLGYAVGNDISHRDWQLKRGGGQWGLGKGFDGWAPFGPGIVSTKLIRNPNALNISTKVNGQTVQSSSTKDMIFGVAQTVSFLSQGTTLLPGDLIFTGTPQGVGMGRKPAAWLTNGDQVEVSLEDVGSCVNRVAFEKPPSKL, encoded by the exons atgATTGAAAGGCACACCCATAAGAAAATGACTACCTTCTCT CGTCTCATTCGCTTTTTAGCTACAGATGGTCACATCTACTATGGTGATGCCATTATGCCCGCTGGTACCAGTGACATTGGAAAGGTGACTAGGGCACAAGTGATTCGAGGGGATATTTTTGGCCAGTATCAAGTCACAGACCAAGTCGCTGAGGTTAAAATGCTCCTCGCACCATTGGCGAGGGAGGACATTGCAACGGTGCGCTGTTTGGGATTGAACTATGAGCAGCATGCGAGAGAATCCAACCTCCCCATTCCAAAGTATCCGGTCCTCTTCTACAAGCCAATCACAGCCATTACTGGTCCGTATGATGATATCCCTATATGCTCTATGGCGCAAGACGTGGAGGGACTAGACTATGAATGCGAATTGGTTCTTGTCATTGGCAAGCAAGCCAAGAATATTCCCGAGGAGCAAGCATTGGATTATGTGCTCGGGTATGCTGTGGGAAACGATATCTCCCATCGCGATTGGCAACTCAAACGTGGCGGAGGACAATGGGGGTTGGGCAAAGGCTTCGATGGTTGGGCACCTTTTGGACCAGGCATCGTCTCTACAAAGCTGATCCGCAATCCCAATGCCTTAAATATCTCAACTAAAGTCAACGGTCAAACAGTCCAGTCATCATCAACCAAAGATATGATATTCGGGGTCGCCCAGACAGTATCATTTCTCTCCCAAGGCACCACTCTGCTGCCTGGTGACCTAATCTTCACCGGAAC GCCACAGGGTGTTGGGATGGGCCGGAAACCTGCGGCTTGGCTTACAAATGGCGATCAGGTAGAGGTCTCTCTGGAAGATGTGGGTTCATGCGTTAACCGAGTCGCCTTTGAAAAGCCACCATCGAAGCTATGA
- a CDS encoding nucleophile aminohydrolase, translating into MMSFMGHQPQSQAVGYTFSQPTNAPNKEHSFYPYTDNGGSTLGITGADFAILAGDTRSVAGYNINSRYAPKVFKIGGDDDTGEGAHIILSVVGFAADGQALKERLDAVVKMYKYQHGKPMSVRACAQRLSTILYQKRFFPYYVHAILAGLDEEGKGALYSYDPVGSYEREQCRAAGSAASLIMPFLDNQVNFKNQYIPSSGDGHALEPKKPEPLPRETVEQLVRDAFTSAVERHIEVGDGLQMMVITQNGIEEIYTPLKKD; encoded by the exons ATGATGTCTTTCATGGGTCACCAACCTCAGAGCCAGGCCGTCGGCTACACCTTCTCTCAACCAACAAACGCCCCGAACAAAGAACACTCATTTTACCC GTACACTGACAACGGTGGCTCCACTTTGGGTATCACAGGTGCTGACTTCGCTATCCTTGCTGGAGACACTCGGTCGGTGGCAGGGTATAACATCAACTCTCGCTATGCTCCTAAGGTTTTTAAAATTggcggtgatgatgatactGGCGAGGGTGCCCATATTATCCTGTCGGTCGTGGGCTTCGCTGCGGATGGTCAAGCACTCAAAGAAAGATTAGACGCAGTGGTGAAGATGTACAAGTATCAACACGGGAAGCCCATGTCTGTCAGAGCATGCGCTCAGCGATTGTCGACTATTCTCTACCAGAAGCGTTTCTTCCCCTATTATGTGCATGCTATTCTGGCCGGtttggatgaagagggcAAAGGAGCGTTGTACAGCTACGATCCGGTAGGCTCATACGAAAGAGAGCAGTGCAGAGCGGCCGGATCTGCCGCCAGTTTGATCATGCCGTTCTTGGATAACCAAGTTAACTTCAAGAATCAATACATCCCCAGCAGTGGGGACGGGCATGCCCTCGAACCTAAGAAGCCTGAGCCATTGCCCAGGGAGACCGTCGAACAGCTCGTGCGTGACGCGTTTACCAGCGCTGTGGAGCGACATATCGAAGTTGGAGATGGGTTGCAAATGATGGTTATTACGCAAAACGGGATAGAAGAGATCTACACTCCACTGAAAAAGGACTAG
- a CDS encoding autophagy-related protein Atg10 — protein MQEVSAAVVPRWSLEVELHRVFTSRMASSSLSSQRVLSAFPFLTPEEFECACRAFLDRIDVLGNLDGVGWSSIRFVQQATGPVLKISQSIHNTSIPYYDNALSGSVDTEEPQVEICEDDPEALIRASNSSNCLHIEHDIILSPTYQVPVLYFTLRRDSHPGPLGIDEVYQYLVPDQYRRELSNVGVMGGISFGYHPQSGTPAFFVHPCNTADAMKQIAGQQRVTPEAYLIIWLGMVGNRLNLPLPHELFATEGVQEPQGLS, from the exons ATGCAAGAAGTGTCTGCCGCAGTTGTTCCCCGTTGGTCACTGGAGGTAGAATTACACCGCGTCTTTACCAGTCGCATggcatcatcttcactctcGAGCCAGAGGGTTTTGTCGGCCTTCCCTTTTCTCACACCAGAGGAATTCGAATGCGCCTGTCGCGCCTTCCTGGATCGTATTGATGTGTTGGGCAACTTAGATGGGGTGGGATGGTCATCGATCCGTTTTGTACAACAG GCAACCGGTCCAGTTCTGAAAATATCGCAGAGCATTCATAATACTAGTATTCCATACTACGACAACGCCCTCTCCGGATCCGTAGATACTGAAGAACCGCAAGTGGAAATTTGCGAAGATGATCCT GAGGCCCTCATTCGCGCATCCAACTCTAGCAACTGTTTACACATAGAACATGACATTATTCTCTCCCCAACATACCAAGTCCCTGTTTTGTACTTCACGTTACGGCGGGACAGTCATCCCGGGCCGTTAGGGATAGACGAAGTCTACCAATATCTGGTACCAGACCAGTACAGAAGGGAACTTTCAAATGTTGGTGTCATGGGTGGCATCAGTTTCGGA TACCATCCACAATCCGGAACTCCGGCGTTCTTCGTTCACCCATGCAATACCGCAGACGCTATGAAGCAAATAGCAGGCCAGCAGCGGGTTACACCTGAGGCGTATCTTATTATATGGCTCGGTATGGTTGGCAATCGCCTGAATCTCCCTCTGCCGCATGAACTTTTTGCAACGGAGGGCGTGCAAGAACCCCAAGGTCTAAGTTAA